Proteins encoded in a region of the Magnetococcales bacterium genome:
- a CDS encoding 30S ribosomal protein S12, whose translation MPTVNQLLRNGRRPQGRKNNVPAMQSCPQKRGVCTRVYTTTPKKPNSALRKVARVRLTNGHEVTAYIPGESHNLQEHAVVLIRGGRVKDLPGVRYHILRGTLDTQGVKDRKQGRSKYGAKKPK comes from the coding sequence ATGCCAACCGTCAATCAACTGCTGCGTAACGGTCGCCGGCCGCAGGGCAGGAAAAACAACGTCCCTGCCATGCAAAGCTGCCCGCAGAAACGTGGCGTTTGCACCCGGGTCTACACGACGACCCCCAAGAAGCCCAACTCTGCCCTGCGCAAAGTGGCGCGGGTACGTCTGACCAATGGCCATGAAGTCACGGCCTATATTCCGGGAGAGAGCCATAACCTCCAGGAGCATGCCGTGGTTTTGATACGCGGCGGACGGGTCAAGGATTTGCCGGGCGTGCGCTACCACATCCTGCGTGGCACGCTGGATACGCAGGGCGTGAAAGATCGGAAACAGGGTCGCTCGAAATATGGAGCCAAAAAGCCCAAGTAG
- the rpsG gene encoding 30S ribosomal protein S7 — MSRRREVPKREIVPDPVYGDKLVTKFMNCLMRDGKKSLAERLFYGALAIVGDRAKEDPLKIFKDAVDNARPAVEVRSRRVGGATYQVPVEVRPSRRQTLAIRWLVSFARKRGEKTMRERLAAELIEAAAGRGATVKKRDDTHRMAEANKVFAHYRW; from the coding sequence ATGTCCAGGCGTCGTGAAGTTCCAAAAAGGGAAATCGTACCAGACCCTGTTTATGGGGATAAGCTGGTGACCAAGTTCATGAACTGTCTCATGCGAGATGGGAAGAAGTCCCTTGCGGAGCGTCTTTTCTACGGTGCCTTGGCCATTGTCGGCGACCGGGCCAAAGAAGATCCCTTGAAAATTTTCAAGGATGCAGTAGACAATGCCCGCCCGGCCGTTGAAGTTCGGTCAAGGCGGGTGGGCGGTGCCACCTATCAGGTGCCGGTGGAAGTGCGTCCCAGCCGTCGTCAAACCCTGGCCATCCGCTGGCTGGTCAGCTTTGCCCGGAAACGGGGTGAAAAGACCATGCGGGAACGCTTGGCCGCCGAATTGATCGAAGCGGCTGCCGGCCGCGGTGCCACAGTAAAAAAACGGGATGATACCCATCGCATGGCGGAAGCGAACAAAGTGTTCGCCCACTATCGCTGGTGA